The following DNA comes from Flavisolibacter ginsenosidimutans.
GGCGTTGTGGGTCACGGATTAAGTAAAATTTATCCTTCGCAACACGCTGAGTTGGCCAAGGAACTGATTGCTGCGGGCGGTGGAATTCTCTCCGAATTTTTTCACGACACCAAACCCGATAAGCACAACTTTCCCCTGCGCAACCGCATCGTTGCGGGCCTGAGCGATGCAACGATCGTTGTTGAATCATCGGTGAAAGGCGGCAGCATGATTACCGCAAAACTGGCCGACGGTTACAACCGCGACGTGTTTGCCGTACCTGGAAGAACAACCGATAAAGCCAGTGCGGGCTGCAACCATTTAATCAAATACAACAAAGCCGTTTTGCTTACCGATGCAGATGAATTGCTTGAAGTGATGGGTTGGAAGGAAAAGAAGACAAAACCCAAAAAGCAACGCGAGTTGTTTATTGAACTCTCGCCGGAAGAACAAAACGTTCTTCAGTTACTGCAACAAAAAGAGGCGGTGCACATTGATGAAATCAACACCGGCAGCGGCTTAAGCAGCAGCGCTGTTGCCGCAGCCATCCTGAATTTAGAATTGCAAGGCATAGTGCAGGGAATGCCGGGAAAGATGTACAGAGTGGTGTGATTGGTTGATTGGTTATTGGTTAATTCATTTTTAAGTTGCCAGCCCAATCAACTGATCAACCAATCAACTAAAGCCGCCATCCAAAACGCAGGCCGGCCGTAAGATGAAACCGCGTCAGCGGATAATTAAAACGCCAGCCTTCTTCGGGAAACAACCAGCCAAAATTATCTTTCGGCCTGTCAAGAGAAGTAAGCCGCAAATCTTTTGCGGTGTAATGATTAAACAGACGGCGCACGCCTGCACCGGCAAAAACATCAGCAAAAAATTTTTTGTTTTTAGCCCGAAACTCTTTTCCGATGATAAGGGCCAGCGACAAAACCGGCGATTTAATTGTCGCTTCGTTGTAATGATATTCCCCGTCCTTTTGATGAACGACGCCTTCGTTGCTGTCCACCAATTGCCGGTGCAAATAAGCGGCTCGAACGGCATAATACTTTCCGGAAACTTGCGGCTTTGATGAATAAAATTTCCACTCGACCGCACCGCGCCAATAGCTTATTTTTTCGTAGTCGTTGTGGGGATAAAAAGTAGGATACGCAACCTCTGCCTGAAAAGCGCAGCGTTTGTTTAGCCGCAATTGAACACCCACTTGCACGGCCGCACTTACCGGCACAAACAAAGCCGGCGAAATCACCACAGCCATCCGCGAAGCGGAATCTTGCCCCGCCGCCTTCTGCGTTTGTAGCAGGGCCGGCAAAAAAAGAAGAAATGGCAGCAATGATTTCATCTTGCTAAAAATAATTCATCCTTGCAATGTAACAAGAAGCAGATAAGTTAATCGGTTAATGGTTACCGGCAGAGAGGCCTTTCTACAAGGTATCAACCTATCAACCTGTTAACTTATCAACCAATCAATCACCCCGCCCTATCTTTGCCTATGGCAACAAACTCCACACAAAAATCCTTCATTGAAGGGCTTACGTTTGATGACGTTCTCCTCGTTCCGGCTTACTCTGAAATTTTACCCCGCGACGTTGACATAAAAACCCGCCTCACAAAAGACATTACGCTAAATGTGCCCATGCTTTCTGCAGCCATGGACACCGTAACAGAAGCGGCGCTTGCCATAGCTCTTGCACGCGAAGGCGGCATGGGCATCCTGCACAAAAACATGACGATTGAAAAGCAAGCAGCGGAAGTTCGAAAAGTAAAACGCAGCGAAAGCGGAATGATCATCGACCCAATCACCTTAACAATCGAAGCAACTATCGGTGATGCGCAACGCTTGATGCGGGAAAACAAAATCGGCGGTATTCCTATTGTTGACGGGGGCGGAAAACTTGCCGGCATGCTTACCAACCGCGATCTGCGCTTTCAAGAGAACAAAGAGCAGGCTGTGAGTGAAATAATGACCAAAGAAAATTTAATAACCGCACCCGAAGGCACCGATTTAAAAGGCGCTGAAAAAATCCTTCGCCAAACCAAGGTGGAAAAGCTGCCCGTAGTTGACGGTAACGGAAAATTAATTGGCCTAATCACCTACCGTGATATTTTAAAAGCAACCTCAAACCCCAACGCTGTGAAAGACGCCTTTGGCCGCTTGCTCGTAGGCGCGGCAGTAGGCGTGACAAAAGATTTATTGGATAGAGTTGCGGCCTTGCAAAGTGTCGGTGTTGATGTTATTTGCGTGGACAGTGCACACGGCCATTCAAAAGGAATTATTGATGCCTTGAAAAGTGTAAAGAAGAATTTTAAAAAGACAAACGTCATTGCCGGAAACATTGCCACTACCGAAGGCGCACAAGCCTTGGTTGACGCCGGCGCCGACGCAGTGAAAGTCGGAATCGGACCGGGGTCTATTTGTACCACACGTATTGTTGCCGGTGCAGGGGTGCCGCAGCTTACGGCCATCATGCAAGCCGCAGCCGCGTTAAAGAAAAAAGACATTCCGCTTATTGCAGACGGCGGCATTCGTTACACCGGCGACATGGTAAAAGCTTTGGCTGCCGGCGCCGATTGCGTGATGATGGGAAGCATTTTTGCGGGCACCGAAGAAAGCCCCGGCGATACCATCATTTACGAAGGCCGCAAGTTTAAAGAATACCGCGGCATGGGTTCGTTGGGTGCAATGTCGGTAGGCAGCAGCGATAGGTATTTTCAAGACCCTGAAGCCGATGTAAAAAAATACGTTCCCGAAGGCATTGAAGGCCGTGTGGCGTACAAAGGCATGCTGAAAGAAATCGTGTATCAATACGTTGGCGGCTTGCGTGCGGGCATGGGTTATTGCGGCGCCAAAAGCATTGCCGAATTGCAGCAGGCAAGCTTTGTAAAAATTACCAACGCCGGCATGCGGGAAAGTCATGCACACGATGTGGAGATTACAAGAGAAGCGCCGAATTATTCGCGGAAATGAGTGTGAATGATAAGTGTCAATCGTGAGGCAATGAACAGCGGCCCATTCAGATTGATTTTTTTGAACTAGGGTTCGTCTATCCATTGGGCTTCTGTTGCGTCGGCTATTATATACTACTTGGTACAAACAAGGTCTAAAAAATGAAGGTTGAAACTTTCATTTTTTCTTTTTGGGTGACTTCTCACCCATTTTTTTCAGATTGATGTTCTGAACCGAAGCTGCAATTAACTGTTCAAAGGTTGCGTTTACCTTGAGGGTTATGTCGTATTTCCCCGGCTTCTTTTTCGCTTTCGCCATTTGCAAGGAAAGATAAAGGTTTTCTATATTCACCGGACAAAACCAACTTCAATGAAAGCTTGTATGAACGAAGAAGAAAAGGCGGTTTTCTTTTTTGAATACCTTGAAGACTTCAGGCGAACGGGCGGGCTGTATTTTCAAGTCCCCGATGATGAATCAACAGTGCTGTTTTATCGCAATATAGAGGGATTTAAACATACTTTAGAACAAGAAGAAATAAAATTGCAAACTGCTAAAGTGGTGTTCAAACAGCTTTCAATCCAAATATTCCGTGCATACTATGAAGAAACACATAATACTAAATTCCCTGCGGAGCGGCTACCGACAAATTACCGTGAAATAACAATCAGAAACGCTTAGTTTGTTGGAGGAGTATTTTCTTCTGCTCTACGAATGAGGTCACGGTACTTGAGCCGTCCGTGACTGTTCTTCACACTCAATTCAAACCTATTCTTGTCCGTCATTTTGCGAAGGTTGTAGCGGTAAAGAACTTCGGTGCAGTAGCGGTGAAGGTGCTTCGGGCTTGCTTTATGGTACGTTCCATAGAGCGTTCGTTTAAGGTGGGAGAAGAATCCTTCAATGCTGTTGGTATGCCACTTGTCCCGCACAAATTCGTCCTCATTGTGGTTCACAACCTCATGTCCCGCAAACTCGGCGTTCAGACCTTTGTAAGCCGTCAGGCTATCGGTAATGACAATGGTATCTTTCTTTACATACTCACGGATAATGTCTTTGAGCGAATGAGTGCTTGCGTTGTAGATGGTCGCCTTCACCTTGCTATCTCGTTGCAGGATTCCCACCACCGTTGTCTTGTTGAAGTTGTGGCTTAGGTTTTGTTCATGCGCCTTCTTGCGAATGGACTTGTGCTTGTTCTTCATCTTCCCACCCACAAAAGTCTCGTCCACTTCCACAATGTCTCCGAGCAGTTCCGGTGCTTTGTCCACCACCATCTCCCGGATTCTATGTAAGACGAACCAAGCTGTCTTTTGGGTAATGCCGAGGTCACGAGCAAGTTGACAAGAACTGATTCCCTTTTTGTGCGCTGTCGCCAACCAAACCGCCGTGAGCCATGTGCTAAGAGGAAGATTGCTGTTTTCGTAAATCGTTCCAACCGTCACGGAGAATACCCTTTTGCAATACCTGTCGGCGCACTTGAACCGCTTTCCATTCTCAATTTTGTAAACCTTCGTGCAGCCGCAGTAAACACATTCAGGGTTTCCGTTCCACCGTTGCTGAATAAGATAATCCCGACAAACTTGTTCGTCAGAAAAATGCTTGATTGCTTCTTTGAGGTTCTTGAACGCCATACGGGGAACTATAGCATAAAAGTAAAGCATTTTCAAGTGAGTGTCAAATTATTTGACACTTTTATTTTTCTATCTTTGTTAAAATGACGTTGCAAGAAGCGATAGAACACCTGATAAACTCCGAAGGTTTCAAGAACATGGCGAAGCAGAAGAACTCCACCGGGAGCAAGTACCGCATGTTCATCAATCGTCACAAAAGCGGCGAGTTAAAGAACGGAGCGGCGGTTGACTTTCTCATTGAACATGGGTATAAGATTGAAGTGAGGAAGCCGAAATGAGATATTTTTGCGGGCTAAAACTCAACCATGACAGAAGTATAAATTCAAGAACTTGAAAGGAGAGCGCAACCGTTTATTGGGCAGGGGATTCGAATTAAATTCAGGGACAGACCTGAACCGATAGTATTTGTATTTGAAGGAACTGCTGCATGGGGATTTGGATTAGAAGGCGAAAGTGTAAACTACTCTGTTTACGCAAAACTCGTTTCGGAAGACGAGAGCATTAAAATAACCGAACCCTTGAAGTATATCGTTAGGCATTTTGAGAATCCTGCTTAGGGAATAACCCGTAAGAGTGGCTCATTATCTCTGTAATAAACATTTGTAAGTAAATCATCTTTTTTTCAAAGGGTACACTTGTTTCAGGTTCGTTCACTAACCGTTTGAGTGCGTCCAATACTTCGTTCTGTTCCTCCATAGTCTGTGGTTCTTTTTCCATAGCCTTTTTTAGTATATCCGAGTAAAGGCCGTTGGCTTCGGGTGGTGCGTGGAAAATTAATGTTTTCATGTGATTGGGTTTATACCAATAAGTATCTCCATTTTTCAAAAAAAGACTCAATGAAGGAGTTTTCTTTAAACCTTTGAAAGCAAAATAGTTAGGAGGCTTCTGTACCAAGTAGTATATAATCGCCGTTGCGTCGCACTCTTGTACGCTTTGTTCCCTACTCAATATGTATTCTTGTTCAGTTTTTGGCTGATAATCAGACCCAAGTTGAACAAGAAAGCACGCCAATACAACTGTTGTGCGTAATTAAATGGCGATACTTACCTCAATCTTCAAAATACTATAAGCAACTTTAAATTGACACAATCAATCATCGACACGAAGGATGGAGAGTTAAGATTTGCAGAAAAATTTGTTGTTTCTAAACAAACGACACCTCAAGAGGTAATCAGGTATTTCGGACAAGACAAAGTTGTCATCAGAGACATGAATACAGGTTGGAAACATTATTCAGTTCGCAATGCTAAAGTGAATGACACTTACTTCATCTTTACTCTTTATTTTGACAATGACATCTTAAAAATGCTTGACTTCCTTGTAAGCGACGAAGTTATTACTGCAGGTTCGTGGGATGACTGGAGTGAAAGAAAAGAATTAGAAAAACGAGATTATTACAACGAGTGGTTGACAAAAGAAATCGGGAATAAAAGAAATTTTCCGTGGGGAACTATCGGTGCTTTTTATGATACTAAAGGTGGCGGTTCATCTATTGTTTTAAGGTATGAATAGCACTATCGTGACAGATCTTAACTACGCACAACAGTGTGTTTATAAAATTGTGGCTGGACGTTAAGCTTTCGACTTTAAATCACTATTTTGCTTTTGTGGTTAATTGAAACTGGTGTTTTTCAAATGCCACAACTTCATAAACACTTTAACGTTAGCAGCAAACAGAATTCCCGAACGCACAAGTGTGCGACGCAACCAGCGATGATAGCACTACTGCAGTCAAGTACATATAATTTCCCCAGAACTAAGAGATAGAGCGTTTTCGCAAAAATCCCAACCCGGAACATCGAACTGTAACCCTCTCTATCTTTAGCCCATGCAAACGGATTTTTTAGTGATTGGCTCTGGCATTGCAGGCCTTACGTATGCGCTGAAAGTGGCGCAACATTGCCCCGAAAAAAGAATCACCATAATCACCAAAGCTGCCGCCGATGAAACCAATACCAAATACGCACAAGGCGGTGTGGCCGTGGTGAACGATTTGGAAAACGACTCGTTTGAAAA
Coding sequences within:
- a CDS encoding IS1595 family transposase; translated protein: MAFKNLKEAIKHFSDEQVCRDYLIQQRWNGNPECVYCGCTKVYKIENGKRFKCADRYCKRVFSVTVGTIYENSNLPLSTWLTAVWLATAHKKGISSCQLARDLGITQKTAWFVLHRIREMVVDKAPELLGDIVEVDETFVGGKMKNKHKSIRKKAHEQNLSHNFNKTTVVGILQRDSKVKATIYNASTHSLKDIIREYVKKDTIVITDSLTAYKGLNAEFAGHEVVNHNEDEFVRDKWHTNSIEGFFSHLKRTLYGTYHKASPKHLHRYCTEVLYRYNLRKMTDKNRFELSVKNSHGRLKYRDLIRRAEENTPPTN
- a CDS encoding DUF3575 domain-containing protein; translation: MKSLLPFLLFLPALLQTQKAAGQDSASRMAVVISPALFVPVSAAVQVGVQLRLNKRCAFQAEVAYPTFYPHNDYEKISYWRGAVEWKFYSSKPQVSGKYYAVRAAYLHRQLVDSNEGVVHQKDGEYHYNEATIKSPVLSLALIIGKEFRAKNKKFFADVFAGAGVRRLFNHYTAKDLRLTSLDRPKDNFGWLFPEEGWRFNYPLTRFHLTAGLRFGWRL
- the guaB gene encoding IMP dehydrogenase, producing MATNSTQKSFIEGLTFDDVLLVPAYSEILPRDVDIKTRLTKDITLNVPMLSAAMDTVTEAALAIALAREGGMGILHKNMTIEKQAAEVRKVKRSESGMIIDPITLTIEATIGDAQRLMRENKIGGIPIVDGGGKLAGMLTNRDLRFQENKEQAVSEIMTKENLITAPEGTDLKGAEKILRQTKVEKLPVVDGNGKLIGLITYRDILKATSNPNAVKDAFGRLLVGAAVGVTKDLLDRVAALQSVGVDVICVDSAHGHSKGIIDALKSVKKNFKKTNVIAGNIATTEGAQALVDAGADAVKVGIGPGSICTTRIVAGAGVPQLTAIMQAAAALKKKDIPLIADGGIRYTGDMVKALAAGADCVMMGSIFAGTEESPGDTIIYEGRKFKEYRGMGSLGAMSVGSSDRYFQDPEADVKKYVPEGIEGRVAYKGMLKEIVYQYVGGLRAGMGYCGAKSIAELQQASFVKITNAGMRESHAHDVEITREAPNYSRK
- the dprA gene encoding DNA-processing protein DprA; translated protein: MHSELFYQLALTLVPNIGDVQSKILVQHFGDAASVFKAKTTALEKLEGIGGIRAKAIKHFNDFHLVETELKFIEKYKIRTLFLTDEAYPKRLLNCYDSPTVLFYKGTADLNASRIIAVVGTRSNTDYGKAFTEKLIEDLADENVLIISGLAFGVDAIAHKAALKNDLPTVGVVGHGLSKIYPSQHAELAKELIAAGGGILSEFFHDTKPDKHNFPLRNRIVAGLSDATIVVESSVKGGSMITAKLADGYNRDVFAVPGRTTDKASAGCNHLIKYNKAVLLTDADELLEVMGWKEKKTKPKKQRELFIELSPEEQNVLQLLQQKEAVHIDEINTGSGLSSSAVAAAILNLELQGIVQGMPGKMYRVV